The Puntigrus tetrazona isolate hp1 chromosome 4, ASM1883169v1, whole genome shotgun sequence genome includes a window with the following:
- the cmasa gene encoding N-acylneuraminate cytidylyltransferase A: protein MAAASKSGKRKRKDNPKRSKVSPKRQKVNKDDRRHIAALILARGGSKGIPLKNIKVLAGVPLIGWVIRAALDSAVFDSVWVSTDHDEIERVARAWGAQVHRRSAKVSQDASSSLDTIQEFSSENPGVGVICNIQATSPCLHPSDLKNAVDCITKEGCDSVFSVVRRHHFRWKEVKNKGCQCTKPLNLNPACRPRRQDWKGELCENGSFYFATKKLIKQGLLQGGKMKYYEMKPEHSVDIDIDLDWPVAEQRVLRFGYFGKDKPEAVKLLLCNLSGCLTDGQICISANGEEMVSINTKDQAGINMLKKQNVKVILLEQDPITNALADKLEKRMSCTILQNVDDKLKKVQELMKEEGLEWKEVAYLGNDEPDVKCLEQAGLSAVPMDAPADVRYHAKYICRNAAGHGAVREFAEHIIQLRKDAESQGGAEEKSQNHLLENKNTEKRKMKNGVTENLQNQKRKKI from the exons ATGGCCGCAGCTAGTAAAAGCGGTAAACGAAAGCGGAAAGATAACCCCAAGCGAAGCAAAGTCAGCCCCAAACGGCAAAAAGTCAACAAGGATGATCGAAGACACATCGCTGCTCTTATTCTCGCCCGGGGAGGAAGCAAGGGCATCCCTCTGAAGAACATCAAGGTGCTGGCAGGAGTTCCCTTGATCGGATGGGTGATCCGAGCGGCGCTGGACTCCGCCGTGTTTGATAG CGTTTGGGTGTCCACCGACCATGACGAAATCGAGAGGGTGGCCAGGGCTTGGGGGGCTCAAGTGCACAGGAGGAGCGCAAAGGTGTCCCAGGACGCCTCGAGCTCGCTGGACACCATCCAGGAGTTCAGCAGTGAAAACCCAG GCGTCGGTGTCATCTGTAACATCCAGGCCACGTCTCCGTGTCTGCACCCCAGCGATCTCAAGAACGCTGTGGATTGCATCACAAAAGAAGGGTGTGATTCCGTCTTCTCTGTGGTGCGGCGACACCATTTTCGATGGAAAGAGGTCAAGAACAAAG GCTGCCAATGCACTAAGCCGTTGAACCTGAACCCAGCATGCAGGCCGCGGCGTCAGGACTGGAAAGGAGAGCTCTGTGAAAACGGCTCTTTTTACTTTGCTACCAAAAAACTTATAAAACAAGGGCTTCTTCAG ggTGGAAAAATGAAGTACTACGAGATGAAGCCCGAGCACAGTGTGGATATTGATATTGACTTAGACTGGCCCGTAGCTGAACAGAGAGTGCTGAG GTTTGGTTACTTCGGTAAGGACAAACCTGAAGCTGTGAAGCTTCTGCTGTGTAACTTGTCAGGATGTCTCACAGACGGCCAGATCTGCATCTCCGCAAATGGAGAGGAGATGGTGTCCATCAACACCAAAGACCAGGCCGGCATTAACATgctgaagaaacaaaatgtGAAG GTTATCTTGTTAGAACAAGACCCAATAACCAATGCCTTAGCTGACAAACTTGAAAAGAGGATGAGCTGTACGATTCTGCAGAATGTGGACgacaaactgaaaaaagtgcAGGAGCTCATGAAGGAAGAAGGGCTGGAGTGGAAAGAGGTGGCTTATTTAG GAAACGATGAGCCGGATGTGAAGTGTCTGGAACAGGCAGGCTTGAGCGCAGTACCCATGGATGCCCCAGCCGATGTTCGGTATCATGCCAAATACATCTGCCGCAATGCAGCTGGTCATGGAGCCGTGCGAGAGTTCGCCGAACACATCATCCAGCTAAGAAAGGACGCCGAGTCCCAGGGTGGAGCAGAGGAGAAATCACAGAACCACCTTTTAGAAAACAAGAATaccgaaaaaagaaaaatgaaaaatggggTCACGGAAAACCTGCAGAATCAGAAACGAAAAAAGATTTGA